A genomic segment from Bradyrhizobium sp. ISRA430 encodes:
- a CDS encoding TonB-dependent receptor plug domain-containing protein — protein sequence MPAKLLRTIVIAAVCVSHAAFAASAERPRYVTASKPASSVDPAAPYKANQLSSSRSETILKTPGQTTVLTRQVLDDMNATSLRDAMRSTAGVTVGR from the coding sequence ATGCCCGCCAAGCTTCTGCGAACGATCGTGATCGCGGCCGTGTGCGTCTCACATGCGGCCTTCGCCGCTTCGGCCGAACGGCCGCGCTATGTGACGGCCTCGAAACCGGCGTCTTCCGTTGATCCGGCAGCACCTTACAAGGCAAATCAACTGTCGTCGTCGCGCAGCGAGACGATCCTGAAAACGCCCGGGCAGACCACTGTGCTCACGCGACAGGTCCTCGACGACATGAATGCGACGAGCCTGAGGGATGCCATGCGCTCGACCGCGGGCGTGACGGTCGGGCGATAG
- the hutU gene encoding urocanate hydratase codes for MNRRLDNDRIIRAPRGGDISAKSWLTEAPLRMLMNNLDPDVAERPSELVVYGGIGRAARDWESFDRITASLRKLEGDQTLLVQSGKPVGIFRTHADAPRVLIANSNIVPHWATLDHFNELDRQGLMMFGQMTAGSWIYIGSQGIVQGTYETFVEVGRRHYGGSLAGKWILTAGLGGMGGAQPLAATMAGASLLAVECQPSRIEMRLRTGYLDRQAATLDEALAIMAEATTTKTPVSVGLLGNAAEIFPELVRRGVKPDIVTDQTSAHDPINGYLPKGWTLAEWEAKRTSDPKAVERASKTSMVDHVQAMLDFHAQGIPTLDYGNNIRQMAQDMGLKNAFDFPGFVPAYIRPLFCRGVGPFRWAALSGDPEDIFKTDAKVKELMPHDKHLHNWLDMAKSRIKFQGLPARICWVGLGDRHRLGLAFNEMVARGELKAPVVIGRDHLDSGSVASPNRETEAMRDGSDAVSDWPLLNALLNCASGATWVSLHHGGGVGIGYSQHAGMVIVADGTPEAAKRIERVLWNDPATGVMRHADAGYDTAIDCAHANGLDLPSLAR; via the coding sequence ATGAACCGCCGACTGGACAATGACCGCATCATTCGCGCCCCCCGCGGCGGCGACATCAGCGCCAAGAGCTGGCTGACGGAAGCGCCGCTGCGCATGCTCATGAACAATCTCGATCCGGACGTGGCGGAGCGGCCAAGCGAGCTCGTCGTCTATGGCGGCATTGGCCGCGCGGCGCGCGACTGGGAGAGCTTTGATCGGATCACGGCTTCGCTGCGCAAGCTCGAAGGCGACCAGACCTTGCTGGTCCAATCCGGCAAGCCGGTCGGCATCTTCCGTACCCATGCGGATGCGCCGCGCGTTCTGATCGCGAACTCGAATATCGTTCCGCACTGGGCGACGCTCGATCATTTTAACGAGCTTGATCGTCAGGGTCTGATGATGTTCGGCCAGATGACGGCGGGTTCGTGGATCTATATCGGCAGCCAGGGCATCGTGCAGGGCACCTACGAAACCTTCGTCGAGGTCGGCCGTCGCCACTATGGTGGCAGCCTCGCGGGAAAGTGGATCCTCACCGCCGGCCTCGGCGGCATGGGCGGCGCGCAGCCGCTGGCTGCCACCATGGCCGGCGCCTCGCTGCTCGCGGTCGAATGCCAGCCGAGCCGCATCGAGATGCGGCTGCGCACCGGCTATCTCGATCGTCAGGCCGCGACGCTCGACGAGGCGCTGGCGATCATGGCGGAAGCGACGACAACCAAGACTCCCGTCTCGGTCGGTCTGCTCGGCAATGCCGCGGAGATCTTTCCGGAGTTGGTGCGCCGCGGCGTCAAGCCCGACATCGTGACCGATCAGACCAGTGCACATGATCCGATCAACGGCTACTTGCCGAAGGGCTGGACGCTCGCCGAATGGGAGGCCAAGCGCACCTCCGATCCCAAGGCGGTCGAGCGCGCCTCAAAGACCTCGATGGTCGATCACGTCCAGGCCATGCTGGATTTCCACGCGCAGGGCATCCCGACGCTCGACTATGGCAACAACATTCGCCAGATGGCGCAGGACATGGGCCTGAAGAACGCGTTTGATTTCCCCGGCTTCGTTCCCGCCTATATCCGCCCGCTGTTCTGCCGCGGCGTGGGTCCATTCCGCTGGGCGGCGCTGTCGGGCGATCCCGAGGACATCTTCAAGACTGACGCCAAGGTGAAAGAGCTGATGCCGCACGACAAGCATCTGCACAACTGGCTCGACATGGCGAAATCCCGCATCAAGTTTCAGGGCTTGCCGGCGCGGATCTGTTGGGTCGGGCTCGGCGACCGCCACCGGCTCGGCCTTGCCTTCAACGAGATGGTGGCGCGCGGCGAGCTCAAGGCGCCGGTCGTGATCGGCCGCGATCATCTCGACAGTGGTTCGGTGGCCAGCCCCAACCGGGAGACCGAGGCGATGCGCGACGGATCGGACGCGGTGTCCGACTGGCCTTTGCTCAACGCGCTCTTGAATTGCGCGAGCGGCGCGACCTGGGTCTCGCTGCATCACGGCGGCGGCGTCGGCATCGGCTATTCTCAGCACGCCGGCATGGTGATCGTCGCCGACGGCACGCCGGAGGCGGCAAAGCGGATCGAACGCGTGCTGTGGAACGACCCCGCCACCGGCGTCATGCGCCATGCCGATGCGGGCTACGACACCGCGATCGACTGCGCCCACGCCAACGGGCTCGACCTGCCGAGCCTGGCGAGGTAG
- the hutH gene encoding histidine ammonia-lyase, translating to MTEASAPIIVAPGTVGLDDLARVLAGASVILDPSFWPRVEAAAEIVAKAAQAATPTYGINTGFGKLASKRIPPDQTVLLQRNLIVSHCCGVGPATPEPIVRLMMALKIVSLGRGASGVRREVIEQLQAMLARRVYPLVPQQGSVGASGDLAPLAHMTAVMIGEGEAIVDGKTVPGGEALAAAGLAPLTLGPKEGLALINGTQFSTAYAISGVLRAHRLARAALVTGALSVDAAMASTAPFRPEIQQLRGHAGQIAAAVTLTALLEGSDIRLSHLEGDERVQDPYCLRCQPQVAGAALDLIAQAARTLIVEANAVTDNPLVLVETGEIVSGGNFHAEPVAFAADAIALALSETGAISERRIATLVDPALNFGLPPFLTPDPGLNSGFMIAEVTAAALYAENKQRALACSIDSTPTSANQEDHVSMAAHAARRLSDMADNLASILGIELLVAAQGITLRAPHATSAPLVAVIAALREQVPALGADRYMAGDLANAAALIEADALPAVALSMLSTDPFPRLDSRLG from the coding sequence GTGACGGAGGCGAGCGCACCGATCATCGTCGCGCCGGGAACGGTTGGCCTCGACGATCTCGCACGCGTGCTCGCGGGCGCTTCCGTCATTCTTGATCCGTCGTTCTGGCCGCGAGTCGAGGCGGCGGCGGAGATCGTCGCAAAGGCCGCGCAGGCCGCCACGCCGACCTACGGCATCAACACCGGCTTCGGGAAGCTCGCGTCGAAGCGGATTCCGCCGGACCAGACCGTGCTGCTCCAGCGCAATCTCATCGTCTCGCACTGCTGCGGCGTCGGGCCGGCAACGCCTGAACCGATCGTGCGGTTGATGATGGCGCTGAAGATCGTTTCGCTCGGGCGCGGTGCTTCCGGCGTGCGCCGCGAGGTGATCGAGCAGTTGCAGGCAATGCTGGCGCGCCGCGTCTACCCGCTGGTGCCGCAGCAGGGTTCGGTCGGCGCCTCCGGCGACCTCGCGCCGCTCGCCCACATGACGGCCGTCATGATCGGCGAGGGAGAGGCCATCGTCGACGGCAAGACCGTGCCCGGCGGCGAGGCACTCGCCGCCGCGGGCCTCGCACCGTTGACACTCGGCCCCAAAGAGGGCCTCGCGCTGATCAACGGCACGCAGTTCTCGACCGCCTACGCCATCTCGGGCGTGCTGCGCGCGCATCGCCTCGCCCGCGCCGCGCTCGTCACCGGCGCGCTGTCGGTCGATGCGGCGATGGCGTCGACGGCGCCGTTCCGCCCCGAAATCCAGCAATTGCGCGGCCATGCCGGGCAGATCGCCGCGGCGGTAACGCTGACCGCACTGCTTGAGGGCAGCGATATCAGGCTGTCGCATCTCGAGGGCGACGAGCGCGTGCAGGATCCCTATTGCCTGCGCTGCCAGCCGCAGGTCGCGGGTGCTGCGCTCGACCTGATCGCGCAGGCCGCGCGAACCCTGATCGTCGAGGCCAATGCCGTCACCGACAATCCGCTTGTGCTGGTCGAGACCGGCGAGATCGTCTCCGGCGGCAATTTCCACGCCGAGCCGGTGGCCTTTGCTGCCGACGCAATCGCGCTGGCGCTGTCGGAGACCGGCGCGATCAGCGAGCGACGCATCGCGACTCTGGTCGACCCCGCGCTCAACTTCGGCCTGCCGCCGTTCCTGACGCCAGATCCCGGTCTCAATTCCGGTTTCATGATTGCCGAGGTCACGGCAGCCGCGCTCTATGCCGAGAACAAGCAGCGCGCGCTCGCCTGCTCGATCGATTCGACGCCGACCAGCGCCAACCAGGAAGATCACGTCTCGATGGCGGCGCATGCCGCGCGGCGCCTTTCCGACATGGCGGACAATCTTGCCTCCATCCTCGGCATCGAGCTCCTGGTCGCCGCGCAGGGCATCACGCTGCGCGCTCCGCATGCCACGAGCGCGCCGCTCGTCGCCGTCATCGCTGCGCTTCGCGAACAGGTGCCCGCACTCGGTGCCGACCGCTACATGGCCGGTGATCTCGCAAACGCAGCCGCGCTGATCGAAGCCGATGCGCTGCCCGCCGTCGCGCTCTCAATGCTTTCAACCGATCCGTTTCCGAGACTTGACTCGAGACTTGGCTAA
- the hutI gene encoding imidazolonepropionase — translation MAERFDRIWYNARLATMRADHPDLGEMEHSLIAARGGRIVYAGAQADFPADADAVERIDCEGRWITPGLVDCHTHLVYGGNRAHEFELRLKGASYEEIARAGGGIVSTVAATRKASEADLVASALPRLDALIGEGATTVEIKSGYGLDTETETRQLAAARSLGRVRPVAIRTSFLGAHALPPEANGDKDRYIDLVCKEMLPAVAKAGLADAVDAFMEGIAFSGVQTARVFEAARALGLPVKLHADQLSNLSGAALAAKFSALSADHLEHTDEAGVASMAKAGTVAVLLPGAFYFIRETQKPPVDMFRKHGVSMALATDCNPGSSPLTSLLLTMNMGATLFRMTVAECLAGVTREGARALGMLAETGTLEAGKWCDLAIWDIERPAELVYRIGFNPLHRRVWRGQ, via the coding sequence ATGGCAGAGCGCTTCGACCGGATCTGGTACAACGCCCGGCTCGCCACGATGCGGGCCGACCATCCCGATCTCGGCGAGATGGAGCATAGCCTGATCGCCGCGCGCGGCGGCCGCATCGTCTATGCCGGCGCGCAGGCGGACTTCCCGGCGGATGCCGATGCGGTCGAACGCATCGATTGCGAGGGTCGCTGGATCACGCCAGGCCTCGTCGACTGTCACACCCATCTCGTCTATGGCGGCAACCGCGCGCACGAGTTCGAGCTGCGCCTGAAGGGCGCGAGCTACGAGGAGATCGCGCGCGCCGGTGGCGGCATCGTCTCCACCGTGGCCGCGACGCGCAAGGCGAGCGAGGCCGATCTCGTCGCGAGCGCGCTGCCGCGGCTCGATGCGCTGATCGGCGAGGGCGCAACCACCGTTGAGATCAAGTCCGGCTACGGCCTCGACACCGAAACCGAGACGCGGCAGCTCGCGGCCGCGCGCAGCCTCGGCCGGGTGCGGCCGGTCGCGATCCGCACGTCCTTTCTCGGCGCGCACGCGTTGCCGCCTGAAGCCAATGGCGACAAGGACCGCTACATCGATCTCGTCTGCAAGGAGATGCTTCCCGCGGTGGCGAAGGCGGGTCTAGCCGACGCCGTCGATGCTTTCATGGAGGGCATTGCGTTCTCCGGTGTGCAGACTGCGCGGGTGTTCGAGGCAGCGCGGGCGCTTGGGCTTCCGGTCAAGCTGCACGCCGATCAATTGTCGAACCTCAGCGGCGCGGCACTCGCTGCAAAATTTTCGGCGCTCTCGGCCGATCATCTCGAGCACACGGATGAGGCGGGTGTGGCGTCGATGGCGAAGGCTGGCACGGTGGCTGTGCTGCTGCCTGGCGCCTTCTATTTCATCCGCGAGACGCAGAAGCCGCCGGTCGACATGTTCCGCAAGCACGGCGTCAGCATGGCGCTTGCGACCGACTGCAATCCCGGCAGCTCGCCGTTGACCTCGCTGCTGCTCACGATGAACATGGGCGCGACGCTATTCCGAATGACGGTGGCCGAGTGCCTCGCCGGCGTCACGCGTGAAGGCGCGCGCGCGCTGGGCATGCTCGCTGAAACCGGCACTCTCGAAGCCGGCAAATGGTGCGACCTCGCGATCTGGGACATCGAGCGTCCCGCCGAGCTGGTCTACCGCATCGGCTTCAACCCGCTGCATCGGCGGGTGTGGAGGGGGCAGTGA
- a CDS encoding formimidoylglutamate deiminase, translating to MTRLHFASALLPSGWANDVQVVVTAGAIAAVTAGVAPEASDERHQIALPGLASLHSHAFQRGMAGLAELRGDSTDTFWTWRETMYRFALGMTPDDVAAVATLLYVEMLEQGFTRVGEFHYLHHDRDGAPYADIAEMATRIAQAADTSGIGLTLLPSFYAHGSFGGRAPHDGQRRFICSVDQFAALMAASRRAISTLPDANIGIAPHSLRAVTPDELAAIIPLADGGPVHIHAAEQVKEVEDCLAWSDRRPVQWLLENAPLDQRWCLIHATHTTPEEVAAFAGTGAVAGLCPVTEASLGDGIFQAREFLDAGGVFGVGTDSNVLVGVADELRQLEYGQRLRHRERNVLSGGAGQSTGRALYGHALAGGARALAQKTVGLAPGARADIITLDAEHPSLAGRRGDAVIDGWIFAAGTGAIDCVWAGGNKLVESGRHRLRVKAREQFSAAVRRLLA from the coding sequence ATGACACGACTGCATTTCGCCTCCGCGCTGCTGCCTTCGGGCTGGGCCAATGACGTGCAGGTGGTCGTCACCGCCGGCGCGATTGCCGCGGTGACTGCCGGCGTGGCGCCGGAGGCCAGCGACGAACGCCACCAAATCGCGCTTCCCGGGCTGGCGAGCCTGCACAGTCATGCGTTTCAGCGCGGCATGGCGGGATTGGCCGAGCTGCGCGGCGACTCGACCGATACGTTCTGGACCTGGCGCGAGACGATGTATCGCTTCGCGCTGGGGATGACGCCGGACGACGTCGCGGCTGTCGCGACGCTGCTTTATGTCGAGATGCTGGAACAGGGTTTTACCCGCGTCGGCGAATTCCATTACCTGCATCACGACCGCGACGGCGCGCCCTATGCCGACATCGCCGAGATGGCCACGCGCATTGCACAGGCTGCCGACACCTCCGGCATCGGGCTCACGCTGCTGCCGAGCTTCTATGCGCACGGCTCTTTTGGCGGCAGGGCGCCGCATGACGGGCAGCGCCGCTTCATCTGCTCGGTCGATCAGTTCGCCGCACTGATGGCTGCTTCGCGCAGGGCAATCAGCACATTGCCGGATGCCAATATCGGCATCGCGCCGCACAGTCTGCGCGCCGTGACGCCGGACGAGCTCGCGGCGATCATTCCGCTCGCAGACGGCGGTCCCGTGCATATTCATGCCGCCGAGCAGGTCAAGGAGGTCGAGGATTGCCTCGCCTGGTCGGACCGGCGGCCGGTGCAATGGCTGCTGGAGAACGCGCCCCTCGATCAACGCTGGTGCCTCATCCACGCGACCCACACCACGCCCGAGGAAGTCGCTGCGTTCGCCGGCACCGGCGCGGTTGCCGGCCTTTGCCCGGTGACCGAGGCAAGCCTCGGCGACGGCATCTTTCAGGCTCGCGAGTTCCTCGATGCCGGAGGCGTATTCGGTGTCGGCACCGATTCCAACGTGCTAGTGGGCGTCGCCGACGAGCTGCGTCAGCTCGAATACGGCCAGCGGCTGAGGCATCGCGAGCGCAACGTCCTCTCGGGCGGCGCGGGTCAATCGACGGGACGCGCCCTGTACGGCCACGCACTTGCGGGCGGCGCGCGGGCGCTGGCGCAGAAAACCGTCGGCCTCGCGCCGGGCGCGCGCGCCGACATCATCACGCTCGACGCCGAACATCCGTCGCTGGCGGGACGCCGCGGCGATGCCGTCATCGATGGCTGGATCTTTGCGGCCGGCACCGGTGCGATCGATTGCGTCTGGGCCGGCGGCAACAAGCTCGTCGAAAGCGGACGGCACAGGCTACGCGTCAAGGCACGGGAGCAATTCAGCGCAGCGGTGCGGAGGCTCCTCGCATGA
- the hutC gene encoding histidine utilization repressor — protein sequence MSLATNAADKPTLYKRIRADIEKRILTGEWPPGHRIPFEHQLMARYGCSRMTVNKALSELAQADLIERRRRAGSFVRRPQHMSAVLKIADIRAEITALGRAYGYELIHRSQRAATAADRVRLGVKKAGKVVAIACRHSADNVPFAVEDRLIDLASVPEAASADFAREPPGSWLLHHVPWTEAEHTISAIVADDRTAEALDIAVGAPCLVIDRYTWRSARTITAVRLLYPGDSHRLVARFQGG from the coding sequence ATGAGTCTCGCCACCAATGCTGCCGACAAGCCGACGCTCTACAAGCGGATCCGGGCCGACATCGAGAAGCGCATCCTGACCGGCGAATGGCCGCCCGGGCATCGTATCCCCTTCGAGCACCAGTTAATGGCGCGCTATGGCTGCTCGCGCATGACAGTGAACAAGGCACTGTCCGAGCTTGCGCAGGCCGACCTGATCGAGCGGCGGCGCCGCGCCGGCTCCTTCGTGCGCCGCCCGCAACACATGTCGGCCGTGCTCAAGATCGCCGACATCCGCGCCGAGATCACCGCACTCGGGCGCGCTTACGGCTACGAGCTGATCCATCGTAGCCAGCGCGCAGCAACCGCCGCCGATCGCGTCCGTCTGGGGGTCAAGAAGGCCGGCAAAGTGGTCGCGATCGCCTGCCGGCACAGCGCCGACAACGTGCCGTTTGCGGTCGAGGACAGGCTGATCGATCTTGCCTCCGTACCGGAGGCCGCGAGCGCGGACTTTGCACGCGAACCGCCCGGTTCGTGGCTGCTTCATCATGTCCCATGGACCGAAGCCGAGCACACGATCAGCGCCATTGTTGCGGATGATCGCACGGCGGAGGCGCTCGACATCGCCGTTGGCGCGCCCTGCCTGGTGATCGACCGCTATACGTGGCGCAGCGCACGTACCATCACCGCCGTGCGGCTGCTCTATCCCGGTGACTCTCACCGCCTTGTCGCCCGATTCCAGGGAGGCTGA
- a CDS encoding ABC transporter substrate-binding protein: protein MRSSKLFATIIALAVSGSALAVSSPALADDVKVGVGISGWTGFAPLTLAKEAGIFKKNGLDVTIKKIPQKDRHLAIASGDVQCAATTVETWISWNANGVATKQIFQLDKSFGADGMAVRNDVAAIKDLKGKTVAASAPGTSPYFALAWMLKKNGLSVKDVTVVNLEPAAAAQAFVSGQNDAAMTYEPYLSTVRAAPDKGKIIATTLDYPMVMDTFGCTPKFLTDNPKAAKALADSYFEALDMIAKDQAKAYEIMGADVKQSGEQFGNSAKYLRWQDKAANQKFFAGDFLTFNKDAAELLLEIGIIKAAPKVEDLFDASYIK, encoded by the coding sequence ATGCGTAGTTCAAAACTATTCGCGACCATCATTGCTCTCGCGGTGTCCGGATCCGCGCTTGCGGTGTCCAGCCCGGCGCTCGCCGACGACGTCAAGGTCGGCGTCGGCATCTCCGGATGGACCGGCTTTGCGCCGCTGACGCTCGCCAAGGAGGCCGGCATCTTCAAGAAGAATGGCCTCGACGTGACGATCAAGAAGATCCCGCAGAAGGATCGCCACCTCGCTATCGCCTCCGGCGACGTCCAGTGCGCGGCAACCACCGTCGAGACCTGGATTTCGTGGAACGCCAACGGCGTCGCAACCAAGCAGATCTTCCAGCTCGACAAGAGCTTTGGCGCCGACGGCATGGCCGTGCGCAATGACGTCGCCGCGATCAAGGATCTGAAGGGCAAGACGGTTGCGGCTTCCGCGCCGGGCACCTCGCCCTATTTCGCGCTGGCCTGGATGCTCAAGAAGAACGGCCTTTCGGTGAAGGATGTCACCGTCGTCAACCTGGAGCCGGCCGCGGCTGCGCAAGCCTTCGTCTCCGGCCAGAACGATGCGGCGATGACCTATGAGCCGTATCTGTCGACCGTGCGCGCCGCGCCCGACAAGGGCAAGATCATCGCGACCACGCTCGACTATCCGATGGTCATGGACACCTTCGGCTGCACGCCGAAATTCCTGACCGACAATCCGAAGGCAGCCAAGGCGCTCGCCGACAGCTATTTCGAGGCGTTGGACATGATCGCCAAGGATCAGGCCAAGGCCTACGAGATCATGGGCGCCGACGTGAAGCAGAGCGGCGAGCAGTTCGGCAACTCGGCGAAGTATCTGCGCTGGCAGGACAAGGCCGCGAACCAGAAGTTCTTCGCCGGCGATTTCCTGACCTTCAACAAGGACGCCGCCGAGCTCCTGCTCGAGATCGGTATCATCAAGGCTGCGCCGAAGGTCGAGGACCTCTTCGACGCGAGCTACATCAAGTAA
- a CDS encoding ABC transporter permease, with translation MRPLDPVTSKQRAAYGLAFFVLFVALWSWATFGGHVSKTFLANPLTMVQEGVDLLTQHGFMFDIGMTIWRVVGGFALAAILAVPLGVLMGAYKPIEAFLEPFVSFARYLPASAFIPLLILWAGIGELQKLLVIFIGSVFQVILMVAVTVGATRRDLVEAAYTLGASDRGIIRRVLLPSSAPEIAEILRLVLGWAWTYVIVAELIGSSSGIGHMITDSQALLNTGQIIFGIIVIGLIGLISDFLFKAFNAWLFPWKLA, from the coding sequence ATGCGTCCCCTGGATCCCGTGACATCGAAGCAGCGCGCGGCCTACGGCCTTGCGTTCTTCGTGCTGTTCGTTGCCCTCTGGTCGTGGGCGACGTTCGGCGGCCATGTATCGAAGACCTTCCTCGCCAACCCGTTGACCATGGTGCAGGAAGGTGTTGACCTGCTGACCCAGCATGGCTTCATGTTCGACATCGGCATGACTATCTGGCGCGTCGTCGGCGGGTTCGCGCTGGCCGCGATTCTCGCGGTGCCGCTTGGCGTACTGATGGGCGCCTACAAGCCGATCGAGGCGTTCCTCGAACCCTTCGTCTCGTTCGCGCGGTATCTTCCCGCCTCAGCCTTCATTCCGCTGCTGATCCTGTGGGCCGGCATCGGCGAATTGCAAAAGCTGCTCGTCATCTTCATCGGCTCGGTGTTCCAGGTCATCCTGATGGTGGCGGTGACCGTGGGCGCCACGCGGCGCGACCTGGTCGAGGCCGCCTACACGTTAGGGGCCAGCGACCGCGGCATCATCCGCCGCGTGCTGCTGCCCTCCTCCGCACCGGAGATCGCCGAGATCCTGCGGCTGGTGCTCGGCTGGGCCTGGACCTACGTCATCGTCGCCGAGCTGATCGGCTCGTCATCGGGCATCGGACACATGATCACCGACAGCCAGGCGCTGCTCAACACCGGCCAGATCATCTTCGGCATCATCGTCATCGGCCTGATCGGCCTCATCTCCGATTTCCTGTTCAAGGCGTTCAACGCCTGGCTGTTCCCGTGGAAGCTCGCATGA
- a CDS encoding ABC transporter ATP-binding protein produces the protein MTTLKIEQVSRTFPARHGNAPTKALEPTDLVIGNNDFVTILGPSGCGKSTLLRIVAGLDRPTSGRVTLDGREVTGPGADRGMVFQSYTLFPWLTVRENIAFGLRERGVPLSERHRIADAFIRRVGLTGFENHWPKQLSGGMQQRTAIARALANDPKILLLDEPFGALDNQTRALMQEMLLGIWERDQKTVLFVTHDIEEAIFLGSRVIVMSARPGRIKAEIAVDLPHPRSYKIKTTPEFVRLKERLVEEIRTEALKVAEHA, from the coding sequence ATGACGACGCTGAAGATCGAGCAGGTCTCGCGAACCTTCCCCGCGCGCCACGGCAACGCCCCGACCAAGGCGCTGGAGCCGACCGATCTTGTGATCGGCAACAACGATTTCGTCACCATCCTCGGTCCCTCCGGCTGCGGGAAGTCCACGCTTCTTCGCATCGTTGCCGGGCTCGACCGCCCGACCAGCGGGCGCGTCACGCTCGACGGCCGCGAGGTAACCGGCCCCGGCGCCGATCGCGGCATGGTGTTCCAGTCCTACACGCTGTTCCCCTGGCTGACCGTGCGCGAAAACATCGCCTTCGGCCTGCGTGAGCGCGGCGTTCCGCTGAGCGAGCGCCACAGGATCGCGGACGCATTCATCCGCCGGGTCGGCCTCACCGGCTTCGAGAACCACTGGCCGAAGCAACTCTCGGGCGGCATGCAACAGCGCACGGCGATCGCGCGTGCGCTCGCCAATGATCCGAAGATCCTCTTGCTCGACGAGCCCTTCGGCGCGCTGGACAACCAGACCCGCGCGCTGATGCAGGAGATGCTGCTCGGGATTTGGGAGCGCGACCAGAAGACCGTGCTGTTCGTGACGCACGACATCGAGGAGGCGATCTTCCTCGGCAGCCGCGTCATCGTCATGAGCGCGCGTCCCGGCCGCATCAAGGCCGAGATTGCCGTGGACCTGCCGCATCCGCGCTCCTACAAGATCAAGACCACGCCGGAGTTCGTCCGGCTGAAGGAACGGCTGGTCGAAGAGATCCGCACCGAGGCGTTGAAGGTTGCCGAACATGCCTGA
- a CDS encoding Zn-dependent hydrolase: MPETQSRANGERVLADLNALRAIGAYKTGVHKPTFSEPHKQSLEWLMQKLPEAGLTGSIDGIGNVFGTSARLGPKLLAGSHLESQNYAGWLDGPLGVVYALEAARVLNSDPSLKGAVEVAAWCDEEGHFGHFLGSRSYVGQVTEADIDVARDRTSGRTMREALADMGLAGRARVAAEPGRHVGYLEAHIEQGDTLESGRLAIGVVTSIVGIWQYRIDFTGEQNHAGTTRMAARKDAGLALAKFCVAIDERFPAACGPRTVWTTGRITLDPGAPSIIPGSAEMLFQIRDDNPAVIARLEELLRTMADETNAKGRCTVTVERIRTGAPAMMDSRFQEAIEAASSALADGRSLRMPSGAGHDAQMLATVMPAGMLFVPSIAGISHHWTENTADADIVTGAQVFVEACRRILGG; encoded by the coding sequence ATGCCTGAGACACAGTCGCGCGCCAATGGCGAACGCGTTCTCGCCGATCTCAACGCGCTGCGCGCCATCGGCGCCTACAAGACCGGCGTGCACAAGCCGACCTTCTCCGAGCCGCACAAGCAGTCGCTGGAATGGTTGATGCAGAAGCTGCCCGAGGCAGGCCTCACCGGCTCAATCGACGGCATCGGCAATGTCTTCGGCACCAGCGCAAGACTGGGACCGAAGCTGCTGGCGGGATCGCATCTGGAAAGCCAGAACTACGCCGGCTGGCTCGACGGGCCGCTCGGCGTCGTCTATGCGCTCGAAGCCGCGCGCGTGCTCAATTCTGATCCCTCGCTCAAGGGAGCGGTCGAGGTTGCCGCCTGGTGCGACGAGGAAGGACATTTCGGGCACTTCCTCGGCTCGCGCTCCTATGTCGGACAGGTGACCGAGGCCGACATCGACGTAGCGCGCGACCGCACCAGCGGCCGGACCATGCGCGAGGCGCTCGCCGACATGGGGCTTGCCGGACGCGCGCGTGTCGCCGCCGAGCCGGGGCGCCATGTCGGATATCTGGAGGCGCATATCGAGCAAGGCGACACGCTCGAAAGCGGACGGCTCGCGATCGGCGTCGTGACCTCCATCGTCGGTATCTGGCAGTACCGCATCGATTTCACCGGCGAGCAGAACCATGCCGGCACCACCCGCATGGCCGCGCGCAAGGACGCAGGGCTCGCGCTGGCAAAGTTCTGCGTGGCGATCGACGAACGCTTCCCGGCCGCATGCGGACCGCGCACCGTCTGGACCACCGGCCGCATCACGCTCGATCCGGGCGCGCCGAGCATCATTCCCGGCAGCGCCGAGATGCTGTTCCAGATCCGCGACGACAACCCGGCCGTGATTGCGCGGCTGGAAGAGCTGCTGCGCACGATGGCGGATGAGACCAACGCGAAAGGTCGCTGCACCGTGACGGTGGAGCGGATCCGCACCGGCGCCCCGGCCATGATGGATTCCCGCTTCCAGGAGGCGATCGAGGCGGCAAGCAGCGCGCTTGCGGACGGACGATCGCTCCGCATGCCCAGTGGCGCCGGCCATGATGCGCAGATGCTCGCGACCGTCATGCCCGCGGGCATGCTGTTCGTGCCGTCGATCGCCGGCATCAGCCACCATTGGACCGAAAATACCGCCGACGCCGATATCGTCACGGGCGCACAGGTCTTCGTCGAGGCCTGCCGGCGTATCCTCGGCGGCTAG